A portion of the Nomia melanderi isolate GNS246 chromosome 2, iyNomMela1, whole genome shotgun sequence genome contains these proteins:
- the LOC116425965 gene encoding sodium/hydrogen exchanger 9B1, producing the protein MTEESSSDRNASTEETEDEDATCCHRMTLCSPLIRDIVVTRPVSKYLRLRWSTLFSLATNVGIVLIGWTVLYLLLGDTMLPGNDGFGLYLLAMLSHSLGWTMSHVPYLNLPPMFGMLLAGLIVRNSGLYNIYEDLGLATISKIRTFCLTFIMIRAGLQLSITNLRKYSTFLMILAFIPSTVEVLVLALCCNTMLGYPWNWSFMTGTILACLSPVITFNCIIALAERGYGEDKDLASIICTAVCIDGILIVALFGLCYSFVFGNGGGRIEFWFYVRVVLRDFVLSIVAGVVLGVCFIFFPHRSHKYATWHRMICLVLGSLICTVAMTNVMNSGGGYLACVILSFTAITGWRTLSASFHSEPFRKAAHLLWYLVQPILVGVIGADIDLTDWSITRFYLHSLCITLGLTARSVATYFTTYWTPFTVKERLFVVVSWLPKGTLQAALGPLAYEHVQNKPDVEKVQLALDVVRISVITILFLAPIGAFVITFSGPILLNQINVEEHPMNPKLNYLRRLSLQPPQESQRSKIIVPEQV; encoded by the exons ATGACCGAAGAAAGTTCCAGCGACAGGAACGCCTCAACGGAGGAGACCGAGGACGAGGACGCGACTTGTTGCCATAGGATGACCCTTTGCAGTCCATTGATAAGAGACATCGTCGTCACCAGACCGGTGTCGAAGTATCTAAGATTGAGGTGGTCGACTTTGTTTTCCTTGGCCACCAACGTGGGGATCGTTCTAATCGGTTGGACGGTTTTGTATCTGCTGCTTGGAGACACGATGCTCCCGGGGAATGATGGCTTCGGTTTGTACCTGTTGGCGATGCTCTCCCATTCGCTCGGCTGGACCATGTCCCACGTGCCGTATTTGAATCTGCCGCCGATGTTCGGAATGCTGCTCGCCGGTCTGATCGTTCGAAATTCTGGCCTGTACAACATCTACGAGGATCTCGGCTTAGCTACCATCTCCAAGATTAGGACGTTCTGCTTGACGTTCATTATGATACGCGCCGGATTGCAGCTGTCGATTACTAATTTAAGGAAATACTCGACGTTTCTGATGATCCTGGCGTTCATTCCTAGCACGGTCGAAGTGCTCGTACTGGCTTTGTGCTGTAACACTATGCTGGGGTATCCTTGGAATTGGTCGTTTATGACCGG GACGATACTCGCATGCTTGTCGCCGGTGATCACTTTCAACTGCATCATAGCCCTGGCCGAAAGAGGTTATGGCGAGGACAAGGATCTGGCCAGCATCATATGCACCGCTGTCTGCATCGATGGTATTCTGATCGTGGCCCTGTTCGGTCTGTGCTACTCGTTCGTCTTTGGGAATG GTGGGGGCAGGATCGAGTTTTGGTTCTACGTACGGGTTGTTCTCAGGGACTTCGTGCTGAGCATCGTAGCGGGAGTTGTCCTGGGAGTGTGCTTCATCTTCTTCCCCCACCGTAGTCAC AAATACGCGACCTGGCACCGCATGATCTGCCTGGTACTAGGATCGCTGATCTGCACCGTGGCCATGACGAACGTGATGAACTCGGGCGGAGGGTATCTCGCGTGCGTCATCCTGTCGTTCACCGCGATCACCGGATGGAGGACCTTGTCCGCTTCTTTCCAC TCGGAACCTTTCCGAAAAGCAGCGCATTTGCTGTGGTATCTGGTACAACCAATCTTGGTTGGCGTTATCGGAGCCGACATCGATCTGACAGATTGGTCCATAACCAGATTCTACCTCCATAGTTTGTGTATAACTCTAGGATTGACG GCACGCAGCGTTGCTACTTATTTTACGACGTATTGGACTCCGTTTACGGTAAAGGAACGATTGTTCGTGGTCGTATCTTGGTTGCCGAAGGGCACTCTGCAG GCGGCTCTAGGACCTTTGGCGTACGAACACGTGCAAAACAAGCCGGATGTTGAGAAGGTTCAATTGGCTTTGGATGTCGTGAGAATATCCGTGATTACTATCTTGTTCCTGGCGCCAATCGGTGCGTTCGTCATTACTTTCAGCGGGCCGATCCTACTTAACCAGATAAACGTCGAAGAACATCCAATGAACCCTAAATTGAACTATTTGAGGAGGCTCAGTCTTCAACCTCCTCAAGAAAGCCAACGATCAAAGATAATTGTGCCCGAACAAGTCTAA